ACTATGTTTTGGGGTAATGGTACTAAACCTTGCCCTGGATTAATACCAGAAGTGCTAAACGTTACCGTACCTTGCAAAGAAGGGCCAGCGACTTGGGAAATGGCAGCGATGTCACTAGTGTTAAGGAGAGTGGTGGGACTAACTGGCAAATCAGCCAATTCCGTGTCTGTTAATTGTAAGCGGTCTCGGATTTGTTCGCGGGTAATGTCGGTAGCACCAAAGATGTTACTCGCGTTGATATTAACGCGCCCTCCCGCGCCAGTCTTAGCATTGGCGGTGATATCGCTATTTTCTTGGGGGAAAGCCAGTAAAATGTCGGTATTAATGTTAATTTGACCGCCATTAGAAGTACCTGCATCGGTGGTGATGCGACTACCTCGACGCAGTTGGATGTTTTCTGCTTGCAGGTTAATATTTCCCCCACCGCCAGAACTAGTAGTGTTGGCTTGAATTTTACCGCCATTGTCGAGTGCGATCGTATCTCCGACTACGGTTATGCTGCCCGCCTGTCCCCCCGTAACACTCAGAGCGTTGATTTTTCCACCATCTCGAACAATTAATCTATTGGTGTTCAAAGTTAACGAACCGGCATTTGCTCGATCGCTGGGAGTGGGAGTACCGAATCTCCTGCCAGCGAAAGCTTGGATTTGGCTGACGATTTCACCATTATTCTTCGCACTGCCCCTCACTTCGATCTGCTGGGCATCAATGGTAATATTCCCGGCATTTCCTTGACCTATAAAAGAAGCGGTAGAAACCACTCCCCCATCCCGGACAAGTAGGTAAGGTGTAGAAATGCGAACTTCTCCACCATTGCTGCTAGTGTTGGTAGTAGCAGAAATACCGCTAGCAACTACTCCTCGACCTGGGATATTTCCAGAGATCTCGAACACTTCCACCGATTCGCTGGCTCGAACTGTCACGTTACCTCCTCTTCCTGCTTCTGTGGAAATTAAGGTAGAACCGATGAAGCTGCCACTGGAGGAATCTACAACCGCACCATCTCCAACAGTTAACCGCCCGGTGTCGATCGTAATATCCCCTGCCTTACCGTTACCGCGCAAGGCAGTTGTATTAATTAAAGTTGGTGAAAAAACCCCGTCAGGAGCCCTGAGTGCTTCTACCGATTCAGTAGCTTTAATGGTGATATTCCCCGAAGATCCTTGACCGAGAGTGAGAGTAGTCAGCACTGAGCCATCTCGCACGGTTAAGCTTCCCGTATCGATCGCGATATTCCCTCCATTTCCAGTGCTTCCCGCCAGCGTACCGCTATTGATTCCAGAACCAACAATATCGATATCATTGGCACGGAGGGTGATATTTCCACCATCTCCAGTACCCAATGCGGTACTTCCTACTCCTGCCCCATCACGCAATAATAAGCGTCCGGTTTCGATCCTTAAGTCTCCTGCTGTTCCCGCGCCACCCGCCGCAGTTACTAACACTAAGGATTCGGAAAATTGGATTGTTCCGTTAGCAATTAGTTGATTGATAGACTGTTGTAAGCTGGCAGACCCCACGCCAGAAATTTCCACTGAGTCATTGGTGTTAATATCGATCGCGCCACCCGCCCCTTGAGCGAATGTAAAAGTGGAAATCTGCGCTCCTTCTGAAATCTGGAATGAATTAGCGCGAATACTAATGCCTCTACCATTCACATTTCCTTCAGTCAGCCCAAAAATTGCCGAACTACCGCTAATATTGACGTGATTGCCCGCAATTTCTACTCTGCCACCACCCACACCACTGGTGTTAATCAGACTGCTATCAGTGATTTGAATGTTGCCGAAATTTTGAATGTTGTCATAATTTAATGTCAGCCCAAATGGGGTGGGAGTGAAATTAACTAAACCTCCAGAAGCGACGCTACCCAGGAGAACTTGTCCGTTACTGGCAGTTAAAGTACCGTTATTTAGTTCGATATCGCCACCAATGAGAGCTAAAGTTCGACCGGAGTCTACAGCTAAACCAAGTTGATTGAAAATAGGGCCTAGAAAAAATACGAGGGGTGATGGTTGCGTTACGGAAGATCGATCGACGATCGCGCTTGGATTATCTCGAAATCGCAACCCGATCGGAATATTAATTGCTAGTAATGATGGCGCTTCTGGGTTAACCGCACTAAATTCAAATTCATCAAATACAATACCACTAGCAGTTGAAGCGAAAAACGAACCCCGTAAATCTAAGCGTGAATTCTGCCCGAAAACAATCCCATTGGGATTAATCAAAAATAAGTTGGCATTTCCCAAAACTCCCAAGGTTCCCAAAATATTAGAAGGATTTGTTCCGGTGACGCGAGTGAGAATGTTGGTAACGCCATCAGGATTGGAGAAATATGCTCCTCTTCCTTCATTGATATTAAATTCTTGGAAACTGTGAAATAAATTTGAGCCGCGAATTGCACCGCCATTAATGCGATCGCTCCTTACCCCATTAATTTCTACATCCTGAATTACTTGTGAATTTTCATTACCTAAAGTGCCGTCTGGAATAATTTGTGCTTGGGCTGGGTAAATGGCAGCTACCCCAATTAA
Above is a window of Leptolyngbyaceae cyanobacterium DNA encoding:
- a CDS encoding filamentous hemagglutinin N-terminal domain-containing protein, yielding MASSYLSLSINLIGAMALIGVAAIYPAQAQIIPDGTLGNENSQVIQDVEINGVRSDRINGGAIRGSNLFHSFQEFNINEGRGAYFSNPDGVTNILTRVTGTNPSNILGTLGVLGNANLFLINPNGIVFGQNSRLDLRGSFFASTASGIVFDEFEFSAVNPEAPSLLAINIPIGLRFRDNPSAIVDRSSVTQPSPLVFFLGPIFNQLGLAVDSGRTLALIGGDIELNNGTLTASNGQVLLGSVASGGLVNFTPTPFGLTLNYDNIQNFGNIQITDSSLINTSGVGGGRVEIAGNHVNISGSSAIFGLTEGNVNGRGISIRANSFQISEGAQISTFTFAQGAGGAIDINTNDSVEISGVGSASLQQSINQLIANGTIQFSESLVLVTAAGGAGTAGDLRIETGRLLLRDGAGVGSTALGTGDGGNITLRANDIDIVGSGINSGTLAGSTGNGGNIAIDTGSLTVRDGSVLTTLTLGQGSSGNITIKATESVEALRAPDGVFSPTLINTTALRGNGKAGDITIDTGRLTVGDGAVVDSSSGSFIGSTLISTEAGRGGNVTVRASESVEVFEISGNIPGRGVVASGISATTNTSSNGGEVRISTPYLLVRDGGVVSTASFIGQGNAGNITIDAQQIEVRGSAKNNGEIVSQIQAFAGRRFGTPTPSDRANAGSLTLNTNRLIVRDGGKINALSVTGGQAGSITVVGDTIALDNGGKIQANTTSSGGGGNINLQAENIQLRRGSRITTDAGTSNGGQININTDILLAFPQENSDITANAKTGAGGRVNINASNIFGATDITREQIRDRLQLTDTELADLPVSPTTLLNTSDIAAISQVAGPSLQGTVTFSTSGINPGQGLVPLPQNIVDPTTLIADNPCTQGATSEFVITGRGGLSATPREALGDDEVRLSWSELPAGEVGGRDLGAGGRENFHPPSFTPATGWMISDRGEVTLTAYNASNAFSGRIPQSLNLCQSNQSN